The following are encoded together in the Budorcas taxicolor isolate Tak-1 chromosome 4, Takin1.1, whole genome shotgun sequence genome:
- the LOC128046974 gene encoding GTPase IMAP family member 7-like: MATTPNNALRIVLVGKTGCGKSATANTILGGKVFDSRVAAQAVTKTCQKASREWKGRELLVVDTPGLFDTEKSLNTTCREISRCVLASCPGPHAIVLVLQLGRHTQEEQQTVALVKALFGEAALKYMIILFTHKEELEDQSLSNFLEGSDGNLRSLLQECGDRCCAFDNSKNTEQAEKEAQVQELVELIDKMVQNNQGAYFSDPIYKDIDQKLRQQEEYLMKNYADTFNMQIEQVEVECAHEPPEEKMKKIKSITDKYNEQMKNVREEAEKSILQDVFDKIKNMLSKVWQMLWK, translated from the coding sequence ATGGCTACCACCCCTAACAACGCTCTGAGGATCGTGTTGGTAGGGAAGACCGGATGTGGGAAAAGTGCAACTGCAAACACTATCCTCGGGGGAAAAGTATTCGACTCTAGGGTTGCTGCCCAAGCTGTTACCAAAACTTGTCAGAAAGCATCCCGGGAATGGAAGGGGAGAGAGCTTCTTGTTGTTGACACCCCAGGCCTCTTCGACACCGAGAAGAGCCTGAACACCACCTGCAGGGAAATCAGCCGATGTGTCCTCGCCTCCTGTCCCGGGCCTCACGCCATCGTCTTGGTCCTGCAGCTGGGCCGCCACACACAGGAAGAGCAGCAAACCGTGGCGTTGGTCAAGGCTTTGTTTGGGGAAGCAGCCCTGAAGTATATGATCATCTTATTCACTCACAAAGAGGAGCTGGAGGACCAGAGCCTGAGCAATTTTCTGGAGGGTTCGGATGGAAACCTACGAAGCCTCCTGCAGGAGTGTGGAGACCGCTGCTGTGCTTTTGATAACAGCAAAAACACAGAGCAGGCTGAGAAGGAAGCTCAGGTGCAGGAGCTGGTGGAGCTGATAGACAAGATGGTGCAGAACAACCAAGGGGCTTACTTTTCTGACCCCATTTATAAGGACATAGACCAAAAGCTGAGACAACAGGAGGAATACTTGATGAAAAACTATGCTGATACATTTAACATGCAGATTGAACAAGTAGAAGTGGAATGTGCCCATGAACCAccagaagaaaagatgaaaaaaataaagtcgatAACAGACAAGtataatgaacaaatgaaaaatgtaagGGAAGAAGCTGAGAAGAGTATATTGCAAGACGTTTTCGACAAGATTAAAAACATGCTTTCAAAAGTATGGCAAATGTTGTGGAAGTAA